One Verrucomicrobiia bacterium DNA segment encodes these proteins:
- a CDS encoding sulfite oxidase, with product MRDPLTVPEPPAAPSLREQDAFRGLIIREREPENLEFVFSGLNSAVTPNEQFFVRSHFPVPQIDLASWRLKIEGQLERPLELTYAQLTQMPAKTVAMVMECAGNSRIFLSPKVSGLQWELGAVGNAEWTGVPLAEVLHQAGLKPGAREIVLEGADSGEIKKEPLSPGKITYARSLPLAKALSSDVILAYQMNGERLSLAHGYPVRAVVSGWYGMASVKWLSRILVTERVFRGYFQTADYTFWERRDGLPIQLLPVGELEVKAQIARPALHEVVPASSIYRIHGAAWTGESEVTKVEVSADGGIIWLPAQLLGPPNGYGWRLWEHHWHTPAQPGHCTLMARATDGRGRTQPSERDSHRGTYMISHIQPIEIEVRKVPGRSAESYTI from the coding sequence ATGAGAGACCCTCTGACAGTGCCGGAACCCCCAGCGGCGCCTTCATTGCGCGAACAAGACGCCTTTCGCGGATTGATCATCCGCGAGCGTGAACCTGAAAACCTTGAGTTCGTCTTTTCGGGGCTTAACAGCGCAGTGACTCCTAACGAGCAGTTTTTCGTTCGCAGCCATTTCCCCGTTCCTCAGATTGATCTCGCGAGCTGGCGTCTGAAGATCGAGGGGCAGTTGGAACGGCCACTGGAGTTGACCTATGCTCAATTAACCCAAATGCCGGCAAAGACGGTGGCCATGGTGATGGAATGCGCAGGCAATAGCCGGATATTTCTTTCACCAAAAGTCAGCGGGCTGCAATGGGAATTGGGAGCGGTGGGCAACGCGGAATGGACCGGTGTGCCCTTAGCGGAGGTCTTGCATCAGGCCGGACTCAAGCCCGGGGCGCGGGAGATTGTGCTCGAAGGCGCGGACAGCGGTGAGATCAAGAAAGAGCCGCTGTCGCCCGGCAAGATAACTTATGCCCGCAGCCTGCCCCTGGCCAAGGCACTGAGTTCGGATGTGATTTTGGCCTACCAGATGAATGGCGAGAGGTTGTCTTTGGCTCATGGCTACCCCGTGCGAGCGGTGGTCAGCGGGTGGTATGGCATGGCCTCGGTTAAATGGCTCAGCCGTATTCTGGTGACGGAGCGGGTTTTCCGCGGCTATTTTCAAACGGCAGATTACACCTTTTGGGAGCGGCGCGACGGCCTGCCGATTCAATTGCTGCCGGTCGGGGAACTGGAGGTCAAAGCCCAAATTGCGCGTCCTGCGCTGCACGAGGTGGTGCCGGCCAGTTCGATTTACAGGATTCATGGAGCGGCCTGGACCGGGGAGTCGGAGGTGACAAAAGTGGAAGTGAGCGCCGATGGCGGGATTATCTGGCTGCCGGCGCAGTTATTAGGGCCGCCCAACGGCTACGGCTGGCGTTTATGGGAACATCATTGGCACACGCCTGCCCAACCCGGCCACTGCACTCTCATGGCCCGCGCCACGGATGGCCGGGGGCGCACGCAGCCATCCGAGCGGGATTCCCATCGTGGGACTTACATGATTAGCCATATCCAACCCATCGAAATTGAGGTTAGGAAAGTGCCGGGCCGCTCGGCAGAGAGTTACACCATATGA